GAACAAACGGTTCTCCCGAGTGCTCGTGTCTCCTTTCGACGGCGGACTGGAGGCTGTGGTTTCAGCGGATCTCGGCACTTCCTGAGGAAAAACCATCATGCCAATTTCATTTTCACCCAAGAGCCTGCGGGAAGTGTTTGGTGAAACGCTGGTCGAACTCGGCGGCATTCACCGGAATCTCCTGGTGCTCGACGCAGATCTGAACACTTCCTCGCGCACGGTGCTCTTCAAAAAGGCGTTCCCCGACCGCTTCATTCAGTGCGGGATTGCGGAAGCCAATCTCTTCGGAATGGCCGCGGGACTTTCATCCCAGGGGTTCATAACCTTTCCGTCTACATTCGCCGCATTTGCGGCGCGCAAGGCGCTCGATCAGGTCTATGTCAACATCGCCTATCCACGGCACAATGTCAAAATTGCCGGGTCCTACTGCGGAATGACCGCGACCGAGTGCGGACCGTCGCACAACTGTGCGGAGGATCTCGCTGTCATGCGGTCGCTGCCACACGTCAAGGTTTTCGACCCGGGGGACAACTTCGAGCTGCGGGCCATGATGCACGCCATTGCCGCGGATTCCGGCCCGGCATACTTTCGGGTGTCCAAGGTGAACGCACCGGAGCTTTTTTCAAAAGATCACACGTTCGACATCGGCCGCGGGCACGTGTTGAGAAGCGGCCGCGATGTGACGCTTGTCGGCACGGGTTTCATGACTGCCGTCGCATTGGGAGCCGCAATGCTACTTGAGCGTGAGGGCGTTTCTGTGGCGGTTGTTCACATGCCATCGATCAAGCCGATCGACGAGGACCTGATCGTCAGCCAGGCGCGTGCAACAGGAGCAATCCTCACCATCGAAAACCACCGTGTTTTTGGCGGCCTTGGAGGAGCCGTCAGTGAGGTGCTCTCACGCAACTACCCGGTCCACCTTGAAATGCTGGGGCTGGGGGACACCGTGTTTGATTCCGCTCCACTTCAGGATCTTCTGCGCCACTATGAATTGACACCCCGCGACATGTCCCGGAAAGCGCAAACGCTGCTCCAACGAAAACGACGCGCATCAGCAGCATGAGCGCACCTCACGCTATTTCTCGGCACCGCCGCGTCCGGGATCCCCGGCAGCTCTTCGGAGACTACATGAGGCTGACCGGCACGCCCACACTCGCCAACGAAAAGGGCGTGAAGGGATTGTCCGGCAAGGCACTTGGACTGATAAACGGTTCAACCTGGGTGAGCCTGTGGGGAACGTGGTTTGGGCGCAGGATTCTCCCAGGGGTCAAACTCGTCCACGCTGGCGGAGATCACGTGCAGCTTCATTTCATGGAGGCTCATCATGCGGGCCGCCGCTGCCCGCCCAGGGAAAACATTGAGAGCTTCGTGCACACTGCCCGGGAACTCGTCGCTTTTCATACGGTCGACGCGATCCTGATCACGTGTTCCACAATGAACCGGGCGGCGCCTGAAGTCCGGCGGGCGCTTGCTCGAAAACGGATACCCGTTGTCCAGATCGATGAGCCGATGATGGAGCATGCTGTTGAACGTGGCGGACGAATTCTGGTCGTAGCCACCCATGGGCCGACTGTCGCGAGCACGCAGGCCATGCTGATGGAAACAGCAAAAAGACTCGGAGTAAGTGTTGAGTTCGATGGTGCGACGGTGGAGGAGGCCTTCGATCTCCTGGGTGCCGGAAACATTGCCGCGCACAATCGTCTGATTGCCCGCGCAATTCGAACGGCCATCAAGCGCGGACCTGTCTCCACTGTGGTGCTGGCTCAACTGTCCATGAGCGTCTGGTCCTTGGATCACCCCGACTCCGAACGCGAATTCGGCGTACCAGTGCTTACAAGTGGTGAGTGCGGCTTCCAACGCATCCGCGAGATCCTGCTGCGCGCCAAGTGAGCTGTCAGGAATTGACGTCAGTTCTCTTGGAACTTGGAAATCATGCCATGAACAGCTCTCCTGACCACACCAAAACCTGGCGACACATACTTCGACTCGCGGCAATCTTCTTCGCAGCCTTCGCCGCCGCCGTTCCTCGCGCGGAGTCGGCCGCCGGGGAACCGGCCTGGGACATTGTGGTCTACGGCGGCACTTCTGCAGGCGTGTCGGCGGCCATTCAGGCATCCCGCATGGGCAGGTCTGTTGTGCTCATCGAACCCAGTTCGCGACTGGGCGGACTGAGCAGCGGCGGACTGGGACAGACCGACATCGGCAACAAGCAGGCGATCGGCGGCATATCGCGCGAATTCTACCAGCTCATCGCCAAGCACTACTCCGATCCCTCGGCATGGGTCTGGCAGGAGCGCAAGGAATACCGCGATTCCGGACAGACTCGCACGGATGCAGGCGAGGCGACGATGTGGACTTTCGAGCCCAGCGTTGCATTGAAGGTTTTTCAATCGATGATCGCCGCGAGCAGTGTCCGCGTTGTCCATCGCGAACGCCTCGATCTCAAGGACGGAGTCGAGATGTCAGGTGGTCGCATTGACTCGATCAGGATGGAGTCCGGGCGGGTGTTCAGGGGACGGGTATTCATCGATGCGACGTATGAGGGTGATCTTCTCGCCAAGGCCGGTGTGACCTATGTTGTCGGGCGGGAGGCCAACAGCGCCTACGGCGAGACTGTTAACGGCGTGCAGACAAAACATGCCCTGAAGCACAATCTCGTCGCAGGAATTGATCCGTACCGGCGAAAGGGCGACAAGACCAGCGGGCTGCTTCCTGGCATCGATCCCACCGGACCTGGCATTGAGGGCGGGGAGGATCGCCGCATTCAGGCGTATTGCTTTCGAATGTGCCTGACGGATCATCCTGACAACCGGATACCGTTTGAGAAGCCGGAGGGATACAATGAGCTGGAATATGAATTGCTCTTCCGAAACTTTGAAGCCGGAGAGCGGCAGATGCCGTGGATCAATTCGTCGATGCCCAATCGCAAGACGGACACGAACAATCGTCACGGGGTCTCCACGGACTACATCGGGCAGAACTACGCCTATCCGGAGGGTGACTACGAGACTCGCCGGGGCATTGTCCAAAGGCACCTCCGCTACCAGCAGGGACTGATGTGGACGCTTGCGAATCACCCACGCGTGCCCGCTGAAATTCGGAACGAAGTTGCGCGCTGGGGCATGGCCAAGGATGAGTTTGTCGACGGGCATGGCTGGCAGGAACAGATTTATGTCCGTGAGGCGCGTCGCATGGTCGGCGAACAGGTGATGACCCAGCACCACTGCCAGGGCCGGGAGCGGGTGGACGATTCCATCGGACTGGCGGCCTACACGATGGATTCTCACAACACGCAGCGCTATGTGAACGCGGAGGGTTTCGTTCGAAACGAAGGCGACGTCCAGGTCGGAGGGTTTCCACCCTACGCGATCAGCTACCGGGCAATTGTTCCGAAGCGGAACGAGTGCCAAAACCTGCTTGTGCCCGTCTGCCTTTCAGCCTCACACATTGCCTATGGGTCCATCCGGATGGAACCCGTATTCATGGTTCTTGGCCAATCGGCAGCGACCGCCGCGGTGATTGCAATAGACGATCAGGTTCCTGTGCAGTCTGTGAACTACGCCAAACTTGAGAAGCGGCTTTTGGCCGATCACCAGGTGCTCGCGAATCGCGTTCAACCGCGGGCTCCAAACAAGGCCCGGTAAACGTCCCCTTCACCTGGAAAGTGGCGCACGCACTAGAACCAGCATGCGTCCCGCAGCGCTACCGCTGGGGCTCGTCGAGAAGCACCGAGATGTTTCCGTGAAGTGGATAGTCGCGTGAGGCGACGATCGCCAGCATCCTTGTGGGTGTTGGCGCGATGGCGCGACACACATGCGGGACCATGGCGTCGAAGTAAACGGAGTCCCCCGCGCCAAGCTCCATGCGCTCCTTTCCGTAGATGAACACACATCTCCCTTCGATGACGTAGTTGAACTCCTGGCCTGGGTGCGACTGGAGCGCCACCTGTGATTTTGCGGATGAAAGGTCGACCAACAGGGGTTCGAGGAGCTTGCCCTTCTTGTCCTCCGCGAGGAGTTCAACACGGAAGCCCTTGCGTCCGCGAAATCGGACTTTCCTGCCCTGTCCCGCACGCGTGACAACCAGAGGACTGTCCCCATCGTTTGCTTCGAAAAAGCTGGTCAGTGAAACCCCAAAGGCCGCGGCCAGTTTTTCGAGGTTGGCAATATTGATGGGGGTTTTCTGACGCTCAACCCGGTTCAGATAAGCCGCTGAAATTCCCGAGCGTTCCGACACCTCCCGCAGTGTAAGCCGGTTCTCCTTTCGCAGCGCCGCGAGGCGCCTCGCAATATGTATCTCTGCAACGCCAGGAAGCCGCGCGGGAGACCTGACTGATGCGGAGGAGCCTGGGAGCGGTCCCGCAGATGGGGAGGTTCGCTCTCGATCGACTCGCGGCTTGTTTCTGGCAATCGAGGACATGCAACGTCAGCAGAACAATTACTGCTGCAAAGGCGATTGGATTTGCGGTGCCCAGAGCTGAATCGAGCACCTCCAGGCACCGGGCTGAAGACCAGCGGATTATCCATGCCGCTGAACGAAAGGGGCGACTTCAAGCGTCCGGACTTCGTGGGGCGCAAGGTCGAGGGCATGGATGTCATTCACTGCAATGATCCTCACGCGTTGAGGAACCCGCTTGAGATTCGCAATTGTGAGCCGGCAAACCCCGTCTTTTTCCACCGCGTAGGCGGCAGCATGATTCGGGTGACTTGACTGTGTGCGCATCACCACACCTCCGGCGGAAATTGAAATCTTCCGGAACACCTCGCCCACCGGAAGGAGCCTGCCTTCCGAGTCGACGACGCCGTTGGGTCCGACAGTTTCGTAGTAGGTGGCACTGGCCGCGCCCTGTGCCGCCAGCGACGCCAGACTGCCGAGAGTCCATGCAGCTCCGAACAATGTGCCATGGCGGGAGTCCTCGCGAAACGATGTCTCCCCTGGATGTGGGAAAGGAGCCCGGCGCGTCGCGTCGGGCCGGCATCGCGGCGTCAGGGTGACGGGCGAAACGACGACGGGGCGTCCTCCGGAAACACGCCGCGCGTTCTCAACCGTAGCGCCCTGCACCGCGAGCGTTTCGATCAGCGAGTCAGCATCAAATGCGTGAACCTGCGGATTGAGGCCGTAAGCGATGAAATCCGCGGCAAGACCGATTCCTGGTTCACGATTCAATTCAGCGAAGTTTTCCCTGGATCCTCCCCCGACCGGCGCTGCAAAGGAAGTGACGGCCACGTGCTTGCGCAGCATTTCAACGAGCTCCGGCGGTGTGCAATCGCTGGATTCATGAAAAATCAGCCAGCGCGCAATGACCGGCTGCGGCGTGAGGGTGCGAAGGTGGGCAAGGCATTCGCTGACCTGCGATTCCGCATCAGCGTCGACGACCAAAGCGAGCTCGAGTTGCGTCTCAGTCGTCTCAGAGGCTGAGACTGCTTCACTCAATCGGTCACGGAACGAAGCTTGATTGAGCTTCAGATCGACTCGCAGGTGATCGAGCCGCATCGGGCGCAGCACCTCGGAAATGAACTTCGTGGGGACGCCGGCGTTCCAGATGATGCCAAGACTGGGCGTCCGATGTCCGGATGATTGATCCACATGAATCTCCACGACGGGCGGCGGCATCCACGGAAAGATGAAGCCGCGTGGGGCATTTGTGATCGCCCCTGTCAGTCGAACTTCGATCCGTTGCCGGATGCACGTTCCTTTGGCGACAAGGACGGGACGGGGAAGCGCGAGCGGCGTGCAGTAGGTCTTGAACGAAGCATCCGTCCAATTGCGCTGATCCTCCATTTCAAAGTCATCCCCCTCCATCCTTGCCTCCACACGCTGGCCAGGTGCGAACTCGTGAGAAATGGACCGCAGGTTCAGGAACGGCTGATGGGGGGATATGTCCCGCGGAAAAAAGGCATTCCTCCTTCCGCCGCCCACGTGCTCGAGCTCGCAGGCTTCACCAGCGACCCTGGCGGAATGAAGCACACAGAAACCGATCCGGTTTCTCTCAAAACGGCTCCGGGCCTCGCCCTCAAACTCGTATGCAAGCGATCCATCAGCGCCTCTGATTCTCCCCTGCCACCCAAAGTCGATATCGCCAGCGAGGCATCGTGCGGAGAATCTCACTTCAAACACCTTGTCCCGCTGCTCGATCGACAGGTCGGAAATCAAGGCCGGCACCGTGGTCCAGTAACGGTCGCGAACCCGCACATTGATGCCGCGCAGGATCTCAAAGCGCCCGGCATGAACGTTGCAGACCTCGCCCGTGTCGGCATCGAACACAAGCGCGAGCGGCCCTGCGCGCAGCGGACGGATGTCCATTTTCAGGTGATCCGCTACGGCACCAGCCGGATCCGGCGGCGATTGAGCCGCGCAAAAAGCCTGCGGCGTGTGCTGTCCACCAGCACGGCAAATAGAATCACCCCGGCGATCAGCATCGGATACAGGTAGGGGTCCGCGTTCACAAACACGAGACCGCTTTCCATGCTCTGGATCAGGAGGGTGCCCAGCAGCGTGCCGGGAAACACGCTGCCACGGCCACCAAACAGGCTCGTTCCGCCGAGCACGGCGGCTGCGATTGCCTTGAACTCGTAGTTTTCGCCAAACTTGGGCGTCACCGCTCCGAGTTACCCCAGAAGCAGGACGGTGCCGAGCGCCGCGCAGACACCACTTGTCACATAGACCAAGGCAATCGTGCGCCCAACGCGCACGCCCGCCTTGCGAGCTGCGTTTTGACTCTCACCAACCGCACACACGTGCCTTCCAAACGAAGTTCGTGTGAGAATCATGTGACCGGCCGCGACAATGACGCCCAGTACCATGACCGGAACAGAAACTCCCGCAATCCGTGCGGCACCGAGTTCGGTGAATTTTTCCGGGAGATTCATCGCCTGGGTCTGGGTAATCCAAAGCGCGAAGCCGCGGCCGGCGAAAAGCAGTGAAAGCGTGACGATGAACGCCGCGATCCGCAGCCATGCGATGAAGATCGCGTTCAACGCTCCGCAGGCCAGGCCGACGGCGCAAATTGCCGCAAACACCAGTACTGCAGGCTGGCCCGCCATCGCCATCTTTCCCCCCACCGCGGCTGCGACGAACATGATCGCCCCGACCGACAGATCGACTCCGGCGGTTAGCAGGACAAACGTCATTCCCACGGCAATGATGCCGACGGGCGCCGCCTGGATCACGATGTTCCGTGCACTGTGCATCGTGAGGAACTGCGGGGACAATGCGCCGAAAACCGCAAATACGGCCAGAAGCAGAATGAGCTGCATGTGACGCAGAACGAAGAACGCGATGCCACCCGTGCCAGTGCGCAAGCGCCCGCCGGGCCGGTGCCCTGGGATCAGTGGCGGATTCATCGCTGAACTTCCCGGGGAAACGCTGCTTCGAGAAGCCGTTCCCTCACAAATTCCGATCGCTGAAATTCAGCACGGATTTCTCCCTGGCTCATGACCAGGATGCGGTCAGCAATGCCGATGAGCTCCTCAATGTCGGAAGATATCAGGAACACCCCGGAACCTCGGTCCGCAAGATCCAGAATGAGCTGATAGAGTTCGAGCTTCGCCCCTACATCGACACCGCGCGTTGGCTCGTCCAGGATGAGCACTCCCGGTCGTGAGAGCAGCCATTTGGCCAGGACAACCTTCTGCTGGTTGCCGCCGCTGAGCGTATTGACGGGACGCGCATCGTCGGCGCCGGCGGGCAGCCGGACGGCCGCGCGTATGGAATCGATCGCTGCCCGCCACGCACCGAGATCGAGCAACTTCAGCGGCGGCCGGGCGTGCTGCCGCAGTGAGACTAGTGTTCTGTCGCGGAAATGACTATACATATATCATGCGGCCTTCTTGCGCGGCTTTCGCCGGGTGCAACCGGGCTGGATGGCCTCGAGCCGGCGACGACAGCGTTCGATCCTGGCAAGGATGTCCTCCGCCTTGGCGGTCCAAACAAATGGCGTGGGCTCCTGGTTCCATTGCTCGATGAAGCGGGTGATCGAGTTGATCAGATCGGGAACACTGGAGAAGCTGCCGCGACGCACCGCCTTGCCGGTGAGTTCGGCAAACCAGCGCTCCACCAGATTGAGCCAGCTCGAACTGGTGGGAATGAAGTGCAGTTTGAAGCGTGGACGCCGGGCGAGCCAGCGCTGCACCCGCTCGTGTTTGTGGGTGCCGTAATTGTCGACGATAAGATGGAGCTCGTCCGCCTCGGCATATTCCGCGTCGATTTGTCGCAGGAACTTCAGGAACTCGATGTGCCGGTGGCGCGGGAAGCAGTGGCCGCTGATCTTGCCGGCGGCCACGTTCAATGCGGCAAACAGCGTGGTCGTGCCATGGCGCACGTAGTCGTGCGTCCAGGTGCCGCAGCGACCGCGCTTCAGCGGCAGGCCTGGTTGCGTGCGATCCAGCGCCTGAATCTGGCTTTTCTCGTCCACGCAGAGCACCACCGCGTTTTGCGGTGGGTTGAGGTAAACGCCCACCACATCGAGCAGTTTGGGCACAAACTGTGGATCGCGGGAGAGTTTGAACGTCTCCTGTCGGTGCGGCTGCAACCCATGCTCCTGCCAGATACGCGCGACTGTGCTCGCATGCACGCCCTGCGCCTTCGCCAGGGTTCGCGCGCTCCAGTGCGTCCGCCCCGGCGGCTTCGTGTGCAGCGTCGCTTCGACGATCCTTTTCGCCAGCCCTCGGCGCGGCTTGCGCCCGCGGCCATTCGCCACGTCCCACAATCCTTGCGGACCTGCGGACACAAAGCGCTGGCGCCACAGCCGGCAGGTGTGCCGGTTCACCTCCAGCTCCTCCGCAATCGTGGCATCGTCCAGCCCTTCGGCCTTGCGCAAAATGATCCGGCAGCGCTTCACCACCTGCTGGGGCGTACCGTGCGCGCCCACCCAGCGCTCCAAAACGCCACGTTGGTCTGCCGTGACCGTCAGAATCGTCGGTTTCCTGCTCATGCTTGCAGGTTGAACGATAACGACTTTTAAGTCTAGTCATTTCAGCAACAGAACACTAGCGCAATGTTGTCCGCAATGGACGCTTCCAAACAAATCCCCTCCTGTCGGCGATCCTCTGTCAGGAATGCAAGACCGCGCTCAATCCGGCGGCGGGGTTCGAGGCCGACGATCGATGTTCCGTCGAGGGAGACTTCCCCGCTGGCATGTGGATCAAGCCCGAAAAGTATTCTGGCAAGTTCCGAACGTCCGGCACCCATCAGACCAAAAATGCCGAGCACTTCGCCGCGATTCAGAGTGAATGACACATTGTTGACCACACAGGGCTGGCTCACATTGCGGGCGACAAGTGCGGGCACGGGTGTCGGCAGGCAGCGGCGCGATGGGAAAAGCTGCCCGAGCTTTCGCCCCACCATCGCAGTGACGATCTG
This genomic window from Opitutaceae bacterium contains:
- a CDS encoding transketolase family protein, which translates into the protein MPISFSPKSLREVFGETLVELGGIHRNLLVLDADLNTSSRTVLFKKAFPDRFIQCGIAEANLFGMAAGLSSQGFITFPSTFAAFAARKALDQVYVNIAYPRHNVKIAGSYCGMTATECGPSHNCAEDLAVMRSLPHVKVFDPGDNFELRAMMHAIAADSGPAYFRVSKVNAPELFSKDHTFDIGRGHVLRSGRDVTLVGTGFMTAVALGAAMLLEREGVSVAVVHMPSIKPIDEDLIVSQARATGAILTIENHRVFGGLGGAVSEVLSRNYPVHLEMLGLGDTVFDSAPLQDLLRHYELTPRDMSRKAQTLLQRKRRASAA
- a CDS encoding aspartate/glutamate racemase family protein; the protein is MSAPHAISRHRRVRDPRQLFGDYMRLTGTPTLANEKGVKGLSGKALGLINGSTWVSLWGTWFGRRILPGVKLVHAGGDHVQLHFMEAHHAGRRCPPRENIESFVHTARELVAFHTVDAILITCSTMNRAAPEVRRALARKRIPVVQIDEPMMEHAVERGGRILVVATHGPTVASTQAMLMETAKRLGVSVEFDGATVEEAFDLLGAGNIAAHNRLIARAIRTAIKRGPVSTVVLAQLSMSVWSLDHPDSEREFGVPVLTSGECGFQRIREILLRAK
- a CDS encoding FAD-dependent oxidoreductase: MNSSPDHTKTWRHILRLAAIFFAAFAAAVPRAESAAGEPAWDIVVYGGTSAGVSAAIQASRMGRSVVLIEPSSRLGGLSSGGLGQTDIGNKQAIGGISREFYQLIAKHYSDPSAWVWQERKEYRDSGQTRTDAGEATMWTFEPSVALKVFQSMIAASSVRVVHRERLDLKDGVEMSGGRIDSIRMESGRVFRGRVFIDATYEGDLLAKAGVTYVVGREANSAYGETVNGVQTKHALKHNLVAGIDPYRRKGDKTSGLLPGIDPTGPGIEGGEDRRIQAYCFRMCLTDHPDNRIPFEKPEGYNELEYELLFRNFEAGERQMPWINSSMPNRKTDTNNRHGVSTDYIGQNYAYPEGDYETRRGIVQRHLRYQQGLMWTLANHPRVPAEIRNEVARWGMAKDEFVDGHGWQEQIYVREARRMVGEQVMTQHHCQGRERVDDSIGLAAYTMDSHNTQRYVNAEGFVRNEGDVQVGGFPPYAISYRAIVPKRNECQNLLVPVCLSASHIAYGSIRMEPVFMVLGQSAATAAVIAIDDQVPVQSVNYAKLEKRLLADHQVLANRVQPRAPNKAR
- a CDS encoding cupin domain-containing protein, which encodes MSSIARNKPRVDRERTSPSAGPLPGSSASVRSPARLPGVAEIHIARRLAALRKENRLTLREVSERSGISAAYLNRVERQKTPINIANLEKLAAAFGVSLTSFFEANDGDSPLVVTRAGQGRKVRFRGRKGFRVELLAEDKKGKLLEPLLVDLSSAKSQVALQSHPGQEFNYVIEGRCVFIYGKERMELGAGDSVYFDAMVPHVCRAIAPTPTRMLAIVASRDYPLHGNISVLLDEPQR
- a CDS encoding ABC transporter permease, which gives rise to MNPPLIPGHRPGGRLRTGTGGIAFFVLRHMQLILLLAVFAVFGALSPQFLTMHSARNIVIQAAPVGIIAVGMTFVLLTAGVDLSVGAIMFVAAAVGGKMAMAGQPAVLVFAAICAVGLACGALNAIFIAWLRIAAFIVTLSLLFAGRGFALWITQTQAMNLPEKFTELGAARIAGVSVPVMVLGVIVAAGHMILTRTSFGRHVCAVGESQNAARKAGVRVGRTIALVYVTSGVCAALGTVLLLG
- a CDS encoding sugar ABC transporter ATP-binding protein, coding for MYSHFRDRTLVSLRQHARPPLKLLDLGAWRAAIDSIRAAVRLPAGADDARPVNTLSGGNQQKVVLAKWLLSRPGVLILDEPTRGVDVGAKLELYQLILDLADRGSGVFLISSDIEELIGIADRILVMSQGEIRAEFQRSEFVRERLLEAAFPREVQR
- a CDS encoding IS630 family transposase, with amino-acid sequence MSRKPTILTVTADQRGVLERWVGAHGTPQQVVKRCRIILRKAEGLDDATIAEELEVNRHTCRLWRQRFVSAGPQGLWDVANGRGRKPRRGLAKRIVEATLHTKPPGRTHWSARTLAKAQGVHASTVARIWQEHGLQPHRQETFKLSRDPQFVPKLLDVVGVYLNPPQNAVVLCVDEKSQIQALDRTQPGLPLKRGRCGTWTHDYVRHGTTTLFAALNVAAGKISGHCFPRHRHIEFLKFLRQIDAEYAEADELHLIVDNYGTHKHERVQRWLARRPRFKLHFIPTSSSWLNLVERWFAELTGKAVRRGSFSSVPDLINSITRFIEQWNQEPTPFVWTAKAEDILARIERCRRRLEAIQPGCTRRKPRKKAA